One segment of Perognathus longimembris pacificus isolate PPM17 chromosome 26, ASM2315922v1, whole genome shotgun sequence DNA contains the following:
- the Ss18l2 gene encoding SS18-like protein 2 translates to MSVIFAPDWLRGKAKVNQETVQRLLEENDQLVRCIVEYQNKGRANECVQYQHVLHRNLIYLATIADASPNGTPKAIE, encoded by the exons ATGTCGGTCATCTTCGCGCCGGACTGGCTGCGAGGCAAGGCCAAGGTCAACCAAGAGACGGTCCAGCGG CTCCTGGAGGAGAATGACCAATTGGTCCGTTGTATTGTGGAGTATCAGAACAAGGGCCGGGCGAACGAGTGTGTCCA GTACCAGCATGTATTACATAGAAACCTTATTTACTTAGCTACCATCGCTGATGCCAGCCCAAATggtactccaaaagcaatagaaTAA
- the Sec22c gene encoding vesicle-trafficking protein SEC22c isoform X1 → MSMILFASVVRVRDGLPLSASTDFYQAPELLACRRRLKTVASRLAQHPGRGSAESRDFSIYFSSAGGVACLAICSLQCPAAMAFCFLETLWWEFTASYDNTRIGLASRPYAFLEFDSVIQTTKWHFNTLSSPQLRGSLEKIQEELQFQPPAVLTLDDTETANGTLANGHTPIYSEPAPRFRMEPVTALGILSLVLNIMCAALNLIRGVHLAEHSLQITPEEIGNILAFLIPFTACIFQSGQDGEGSADLPLHLPGQRVPARAEERLADPLPHRSGFPVFPPDPEPAAPGDTGRLRGVTVTVVGGWIISLTPSCLSASPQSLSIPDRQPPPPPRPH, encoded by the exons ATGTCCATGATCCTCTTTGCCAGTGTGGTACGGGTGAGAGATGGACTGCCGCTCTCGGCGAGCACTGACTTCTATCAGGCCCCGGAGTTGCTGGCGTGCAGGAGACGGCTGAAGACGGTTGCCTCCCGCCTCGCCCAGCACCCGGGTCGGGGTTCTGCAGAAAGCCGCGACTTCAGCATATA CTTCTCTTCTGCGGGGGGCGTGGCCTGCCTGGCCATCTGCTCCCTCCAGTGTCCGGCGGCCATGGCCTTCTGCTTCCTGGAGACGCTGTGGTGGGAATTCACCGCATCCTACGACAACACCCGCATCGGCCTCGCCTCCAGGCCCTACGCCTTCCTGGAGTTTG ATAGCGTCATTCAGACAACAAAGTGGCATTTCAACACCCTCAGCTCTCCTCAGCTGAGGGGCAGCTTGGAGAAGATCCAGGAGGAGCTTCAGTTCCAGCCTCCAGCCGTCCTCACCCTGGACGACACAGAAACGGCCAATGGGACACTGGCCAACGGTCACACACCTATCTACTCGGAGCCTG CTCCCCGCTTCCGGATGGAGCCTGTGACGGCCCTGGGTATCCTCTCCTTGGTCCTGAACATCATGTGTGCTGCCTTGAACCTTATCCGGGGTGTGCACCTTGCAGAACATTCCTTACAG ATCACCCCTGAGGAAATTGGAAATATTCTGGCTTTCCTCATTCCGTTCACAGCATGCATTTTTCAG TCCGGCCAGGACGGCGAAGGTAGCGCTGATCTTCCTCTCCATCTGCCTGGGCAACGTGTACCTGCACGGGCTGAGGAACGCCTGGCAGATCCTCTTCCACATCGGAGTGGCTTTCCTGTCTTCCCACCAGATCCTGAGCCGGCAGCCCCAGGAGACACGGGCAGACTGCGGGGTGTGACGGTCaccgtggtgggtgggtggatcatCTCGCTTACCCCCTCCTGCCTCTCCGCATCACCTCAGAGCCTTTCCATCCCAGAcagacagccccctccccccccccgcccccactga
- the Sec22c gene encoding vesicle-trafficking protein SEC22c isoform X2 has product MSMILFASVVRVRDGLPLSASTDFYQAPELLACRRRLKTVASRLAQHPGRGSAESRDFSIYFSSAGGVACLAICSLQCPAAMAFCFLETLWWEFTASYDNTRIGLASRPYAFLEFDSVIQTTKWHFNTLSSPQLRGSLEKIQEELQFQPPAVLTLDDTETANGTLANGHTPIYSEPAPRFRMEPVTALGILSLVLNIMCAALNLIRGVHLAEHSLQITPEEIGNILAFLIPFTACIFQCYLYLFYSPARTAKVALIFLSICLGNVYLHGLRNAWQILFHIGVAFLSSHQILSRQPQETRADCGV; this is encoded by the exons ATGTCCATGATCCTCTTTGCCAGTGTGGTACGGGTGAGAGATGGACTGCCGCTCTCGGCGAGCACTGACTTCTATCAGGCCCCGGAGTTGCTGGCGTGCAGGAGACGGCTGAAGACGGTTGCCTCCCGCCTCGCCCAGCACCCGGGTCGGGGTTCTGCAGAAAGCCGCGACTTCAGCATATA CTTCTCTTCTGCGGGGGGCGTGGCCTGCCTGGCCATCTGCTCCCTCCAGTGTCCGGCGGCCATGGCCTTCTGCTTCCTGGAGACGCTGTGGTGGGAATTCACCGCATCCTACGACAACACCCGCATCGGCCTCGCCTCCAGGCCCTACGCCTTCCTGGAGTTTG ATAGCGTCATTCAGACAACAAAGTGGCATTTCAACACCCTCAGCTCTCCTCAGCTGAGGGGCAGCTTGGAGAAGATCCAGGAGGAGCTTCAGTTCCAGCCTCCAGCCGTCCTCACCCTGGACGACACAGAAACGGCCAATGGGACACTGGCCAACGGTCACACACCTATCTACTCGGAGCCTG CTCCCCGCTTCCGGATGGAGCCTGTGACGGCCCTGGGTATCCTCTCCTTGGTCCTGAACATCATGTGTGCTGCCTTGAACCTTATCCGGGGTGTGCACCTTGCAGAACATTCCTTACAG ATCACCCCTGAGGAAATTGGAAATATTCTGGCTTTCCTCATTCCGTTCACAGCATGCATTTTTCAG TGTTACCTGTACCTGTTCTACAGTCCGGCCAGGACGGCGAAGGTAGCGCTGATCTTCCTCTCCATCTGCCTGGGCAACGTGTACCTGCACGGGCTGAGGAACGCCTGGCAGATCCTCTTCCACATCGGAGTGGCTTTCCTGTCTTCCCACCAGATCCTGAGCCGGCAGCCCCAGGAGACACGGGCAGACTGCGGGGTGTGA